The Thiorhodovibrio frisius genome segment ACTACAATGCCGCTAAAATTTTGTCCGCGCCCATGGTGGCGGTGGGGGCGAATTCGCCCCTGCTGTTCGGGCGCGAACTTTGGGCTGAAAGCCGTATTCCGCTGTTTGAGCAGGCGGTGTCTGTTGGTGGCCCGGCGCTGCGGGAACGTTTTGGCTTTGGTGTGCGTTATGCCAAGGGCTCGGTGATGGAATGTTTTCGCGCCAATGTCAGTCGCTACTCGGTGCTGCTGCCGGAGCTGAGCGATACCCCGCCCGAAGCCCTGGCGCATCTGTGTTTGCACAATGGTACCATCTGGCGCTGGAATCGCCCGCTGATCGGCTTTGAGCCCGATGGCAGGCCCCATTTGCGCCTGGAGCATCGGGTGCTGTCAGCCGGGCCGACGGTCGCCGACAATCTGGCCAATGCGGCATTCTTTATCGGCGCCTTGCACGGGCTTGCCATCGCCGAGCAACCAGCGGAGGAACGCCTGCGGTTCTGGCAGGCCAAGCGCAATTTCTATCGCGCCGCCCAGTATGGTCTCCAGGCGCGACTGGTCTGGCGCGACGGTGCTGAAGTTCCAGTCGCGCGGCTGATCGAGGACGAACTGGTCCCCTTAGCGCGCGAGGGTCTGACTCACCTTGGCATCGACCGCGATGAAATTCGCCACTGGCTCGACATTATTGCTGCGCGTGCCCGCCTTGGTCGCACCGGTTCGGCCTGGCAATGCGCTTGGGCCGCGCGTCACGGCACCCGCTGGGACGAGCTGACCCAAGCCTATTTGGCCAAACAGGAAAGCGGCCGTCCGGTGCACGAGTGGACGCTGGACTAATGGCGCCCCCAAAGCTGTCACTCATCGAGCTCAACCAGCTCCCTCCCGGTCTGCTCGATTGCGACAGCCAGTCGCTTGCGTCCATTCTCGGTGGCCCGGCCTTGATCCACCTCTCAGGTGAGCGCAAGCCAGCGCTTTTTGTCTCAGTGCTGATGCATGGCAATGAAAGCGTCGGCTGGGATGCCATGCGCCTGGTGTTGCGCGAGCGTCTTGGAAAAGACGGGGCAGGGCGGCTACCACGGGCGCTCAGTCTGTTCATCGGTAATCCAGCTGCGGCGGCAGTTGGTCTGCGCCACCTGCCAGAGCAGCCGGACTTTAACCGCGTCTGGCCCGGTAGCGAGCTTGCGCCGACGACACCGGAGCATGCCATCATGGCGCGCGTGGTCGAGCGGATGTCGGCGCGCGGCTGCTTTGCCAGCATCGATTTGCACAACAATACTGGCAACAACCCGCACTATGGCTGTCTCAATCGCATTGAGCCGCCTTTTTTGCAGCTTGCCGCGCTCTTTTCGCGTACTGTGGTGTATTTCATCCGCCCGCGCGGGGTGCAGTCCCAGGCCTTTGCCGAACTCTGCCCGGCGGTGACACTCGAATGCGGCAAAGCCGGCCAGCAGTATGGCATTGAGCATGCGCGCAATTACATTGACAGCTGTCTGGACTTGGACTCACTGAGCGACCAGCCGCCACCCGCGCAGGATATCGATCTTTTCCACACCGTGGCCCAGGTTAAGATCGCCACCGGACTGGAGTTCGGCTTTCCTCCCCGCGCGGCCGAGCTGCTGCTGTCGCCTGAACTGGAACAGTTTAACTTCCGCGAGCTTGCCGCCGGCACGCCCTTCGCTCGCTTGGATTCGGCCAAGGAGGCCGCGTTCGATGTGCGCGATGAAAACGGCCAGGATGTTGGCGCGCGCTTCTTTGAACTCAAGGAACGCGAACTGCGCCTGCGCATCCCTGCCATGCCCTCAATGCTTACCCGCGATGAGCGGGTCATTCGTCAGGACTGCCTGTGCTACCTGATGGAACGCTACAAGATCGGCGCTTGATCGTCTCGCTCGCCGCCGGCTTTGAAGCCAGCTTGAAGCCAGCTTGAATCGGGCGCAAAACCCGCATAATGGGCGCAAACAGATAAAGCCCAAACACTCAGGAAATCCGCTGTATGGAACCCGAGAGCAATCCTCTGACCGACCGCATTGATGCCCTGCATGCCGTGCTCGAGTCCGGCTCGGTCAAAAAAGCCCAGCGCATGCTTAATGCGCTGCATCCGGCCGAGATTGGCCATGTGATTGAGTCCCTGCCGCCGCCGCAGCGTCAGCTCCTGTGGGAGCTGCTTGACCCGAACATCGAGGGTGAAGCGCTGCTCTATCTGCACGACGATGTGCGCGACGACATCTTAAGCCGCATGAGCTCGGACCGCATTCTGGCTGCGGCCGAAAGCCTGGACTCCGACGACCTGGCCGCCCTGATCCGCGATCTGCCGAGCACCATCACTTGGGAGGTGCTAAACAGCCTGGACCAGCAACGTCGCGAGCGTCTGGAAATCTCCCTGGCTTATCCGGAGGATAGCGCCGGCGCTCTGGTCAACAGCGACACCGTCAGCGTGCGCCCGGAGGTGACGCTCGACGTGGTGATGCGCTTTCTACGCCGTTACAAAGACGGGCTGCCAAACCTGACCGACAATCTCATCGTCGTCAATCGGGCTGGCCGTTATCTCGGCGTTCTTTACTTGAGTGATCTGCTTACGCACGATCCCGACGAATCTGTCGCCGAGGCTATGACCCTGGATGTGCAGCCCATTCTCGCGACCACCAACGCCCGCGAGGTGGCCAGTCGTTTCGAGGCGCACGATCTGGTATCGGCCCCGGTCATCGACGATCAGGGGCAGGTGCTCGGGCGCATTACTGTCGATGACGTGATGGACCTGATCCGCGAGGAAGCCGAGCACCAGTTCATGGGGCAGGCGGGTTTGAGCGAGACCGAGGACATGTTCGCTCCGGTGTTGCTCAGCGCTCGCCGTCGCGCGCTCTGGCTGGGGGTGAATTTGCTCACGGCTTTTTTGGCTGCCTGGGTGATTGGCCGCTTCGAGGCCACCATTCAGCAGATCGTCGCCCTGGCGGTGCTGATGCCGGTGGTCGCCAGCATGGGCGGCATCGCCGGCACCCAGACACTCACGCTTGCCATCCGTGGCATCGCCATCGGCCAGCTCTCGGTGAAAAATATCCGATGGCTGCTCGGCAAGGAAATGGCCGTGGCACTGCTCAATAGCCTCATTTGGTCGCTGGTGGTGGCCGGAATTGCGTTTTTGTGGTTCGGCAGTCGCGACATCGCACTCATCATCGCGGTGGCCATCGCGCTAAACCTG includes the following:
- a CDS encoding M14 family metallopeptidase; this translates as MAPPKLSLIELNQLPPGLLDCDSQSLASILGGPALIHLSGERKPALFVSVLMHGNESVGWDAMRLVLRERLGKDGAGRLPRALSLFIGNPAAAAVGLRHLPEQPDFNRVWPGSELAPTTPEHAIMARVVERMSARGCFASIDLHNNTGNNPHYGCLNRIEPPFLQLAALFSRTVVYFIRPRGVQSQAFAELCPAVTLECGKAGQQYGIEHARNYIDSCLDLDSLSDQPPPAQDIDLFHTVAQVKIATGLEFGFPPRAAELLLSPELEQFNFRELAAGTPFARLDSAKEAAFDVRDENGQDVGARFFELKERELRLRIPAMPSMLTRDERVIRQDCLCYLMERYKIGA
- the mgtE gene encoding magnesium transporter, translated to MEPESNPLTDRIDALHAVLESGSVKKAQRMLNALHPAEIGHVIESLPPPQRQLLWELLDPNIEGEALLYLHDDVRDDILSRMSSDRILAAAESLDSDDLAALIRDLPSTITWEVLNSLDQQRRERLEISLAYPEDSAGALVNSDTVSVRPEVTLDVVMRFLRRYKDGLPNLTDNLIVVNRAGRYLGVLYLSDLLTHDPDESVAEAMTLDVQPILATTNAREVASRFEAHDLVSAPVIDDQGQVLGRITVDDVMDLIREEAEHQFMGQAGLSETEDMFAPVLLSARRRALWLGVNLLTAFLAAWVIGRFEATIQQIVALAVLMPVVASMGGIAGTQTLTLAIRGIAIGQLSVKNIRWLLGKEMAVALLNSLIWSLVVAGIAFLWFGSRDIALIIAVAIALNLLVATFTGALLPLLLRRLGIDPALAGGVILTTVTDVVGFMAFLGLATLFLL